acgggcagcattatctcccgtaaatgtaaacaaacttgtttgtcttagcgattagctgaacaagtaggactgagtggacttgtagactcttaagttttgcattgttttggtttttttagtacaattttatgtaacaaaaaaatctacatttgtaagttgcattttctagctaaagaggttgcactacagtacttatatgaggtaaattgaaaaatactgtttcttatttttatagtgcaaatatttgtaataaaaaataatataaagtgagcagtgtacacttcgtattctgtgtaactgaaatcagtatatttgaaaatgtagaaaaatatccaaaaatatttaataaatttcaattggtagtctattgtttaacagtgcgattaaaactgtgattaatctcttttctttttttgagttaatcacatgagttaacggTGATTAATTGACAACTCTACTTTTAAGTTAACACTGGTATATGGAGTGGGAAAGGCCATCATTGTCTCCTTTTAAGAAAATTTTGTCATCTTTAAAATGAACTGCAGTCATCCCTCTCAGGCAGAGGCCTTctttttagaaacttttttttatctctttaattattttttgaccCACACATACTACCTGCTCCATTCCTTGTGGCCTTACCACTCAGTACTTTCAAGGCCTCTCTTTTACTTGCTAGTTATTTCTTTAACCAAACTTAAGCCAACTTTAAGTCTCTAATTTTATATTTGCTCTACAGAGGAGTAGTTAGCACATTCTAAATCCATAGCTGTAAGTCATTCAGTTAATTCCAGGAGCCAATCGTAGCTAACTCTCTTCCTACCTACTGAGTAGGAAATTATCCTACCCCTAATAAAAACTTAGTGTATCCCTTAGGGTGGATCAGGATCACTCTGATGTGTCACTTGTTTTGAAGAACAACAAAATTTCTTCAGTGACAAACATTTTCAGAACTATATCTTTCAAAAGAAAAAGTACAGTCTCCATCTTCTTCAAGTCCAGTTTGTTTTGGGAAGGGAAGATTGTAGTAACGCTGGTGCATGATCAGAGGTCATGATAGACTTGATTTCATTATTAAGCAGTGAGTacatcagaatcatagaaattaagAAATCTGTGTGTGAATATGTGGaatgtggggagaaaaaaaaagcaaaatctttCATTGTGGTGGTCTGCAACCAACATACGTCTTTTAACCCCAGTTCTTCCATATAATCTTCTGTAATGTTTTTAGCATGTGATTGTGTATGTTGGGGCCGGCCTCATTTATCTAAAAAAAGTGTCAGACAGCTCATTAAAATCTCCTGCTATGATGATTGGTTCTAGTGGGATATTAATTTTGGAAAAAAActtgtttaaaaacatttggaTCATCTTTATTTGATCTATATACATAATCATACAATAATTAGGGTATATAGAGTCAGAGATCATAGCCTTCACCACCAAAAAATCTACCTTCCTTATCTTTATTTACATCCAGAATTTGTAAATTGAGTCTTTTGTGAAACACTATTGCTGGACCTTTGACTGTGGAGGAGAAATTGTTAAACATCCATTCTCTCCTAAATTTCTCTGCCTCTAAGCCATTAAGGTGGGTTTTCTATAGGAAGATAATATCTGCTTTTACTGTTTTTGGATTAGTgataattctttttctttttaatgggtgATTGACCCTTTTGATGTTCCAAGAAACACAAAATATAATATTAGCCCTAAAGAGTGCTTTTAGGTCAAATATCTCTATCAGGTGCCTGAATAGTGTCATTGCTTGGGCCATTGTTAATTCCAGATCTAGGAAAGTTATATCTAAGTTCCCCCTCACCACACCGGGGACATGAAAGGGAATGGAAAGGGGACAGAGTAAGACAGATCAGTGAAGCTAAAAGATTGATCatttctttttctcagtttttctAAGTTTTCCAAAACTACATAATAAAAAATACATAACTTAGgtcctgtttcagtttgaataagTCTAGGAGGACTTACGAACATGTGCCTTGTCACTCTCCTaaaacaccccacccccaacaaaaagaaaaaaaacatggtGTAACCGGATTCTTTCTaacattttaaagaataaataGTTTCATTTCAGGGGAGGGCATGGTTTCTGAAGGAAGATTAGCATCTAAACTGAAGAACAAGTCTATAGTAATTTAAATCATATTCTGGCATAACTGGATCATCTGTAGATGAGTTCATAAGTAGAACAGTTCTTAAACTTTTCCCACTAGAGCTTTGTCCACGTTGGATTATAGTGTGAATGCCATTGCTCAATAGTTAATTACATCAgcaatgtaaatcagcataacatATATTTCAACTCATTTTCCAGAAATAAAAACTAAAGAAAAGAACCTGAACTAATATTACTGAAAAAAACTGACACTCATACTAACACATTATCAGTAATTTGGTAAATCGTACCCAGCAATAATAACTATTcttggataggtttcagagtagcagccttgttagtctgtatccgcaaaaagaaaaggagcttatgctcaaataaatttgttaatctctaaggtgccacgagtcctccttttcttcttggataACATTTTAGAAGATCACATTTCTTTACAGTTGGGGAATTGAAAAGATTCATCCTTAAACTGAAATTTTCATTACATTGTTTAGATCTGGAATCTAGGGGAAATGGATTGAATATTTCCAGATTTACTATAAACCTGAAATATAGAAAATTAAATGGGGATGAAGGAAAGTAAAATTGTTGATGCAACGGGGGGTTGAAAAAGGTtccagggggagggaaggtgcctctaatagaaaacaaaatcacacaTCTCTGTTGAGCCTTGCCAATCCATGCATGTAGAGAGTCCCCACATCGGGTGAAGCTGTTTACTTGGAGTCAGGGTCTCAAAGGTGGGTGTACCCCAGTACATTGGAATCATCAGGGACAGGGAGGTAGGGTAGATGTAGGCAAAACAGGTGTGGCCCTATTGTAGCACTCCaacttcccagcagcagcagctggaacccgtgcctgctttccgAGTCCAGCTGGAGCGCCAGCAGGGGCATAATTCAGTTAAAGATGAGATCCTCGTCCCCACCATCTTGCTCCCCAGCTGTCTCCCTCTGCTGGTGAAACCAGGGCACTTCAAAGAAATGAcacctgggaaggaggagatAAAATGGTGGATTTGCCCTGTACAGTTTGTTGTTAGATTGAGAACTGAATTCTCTCACTGCAGTGACTGATCTGCTAATGTTGTTTTAATGCATCCTGGCTGTATTTTCTATGGCGTGGATAGATCTATTGAATGTAGTCCTctctttccaccacgtccttagTGTAATCAAGGAAGATCATCAGCCTATGTCCCTTTCATGTTAGGTTTTTCAGTTCAGAGGTTTTTTTAAGAATGAGTTCCTTAGTATTGCATGTTTAAAATCTAACAATTCTGGCCTGGGGCTTTGCATTTGGAGAGGGTTTGGATGCAAAGGAGAGGTGGGCTCTCAGTATCTAAGTTCTGAtcaagagagaggagagaaaagcaCGGGCCACATGGTAGGTAAAAATTCCCCAGGCCTCCCTTTTCCAGCCCTTGTGGGAAACCTACAATTCTCAGATTTTCTCCATGATCTTCCCTTGAGATAATTAACCTTACATGTAGTGCTTTAATAGTTTTTTCCTCTTTAGGTTATATTCATAGTACTGACTGTGTCTTCTAGTAGGGAGATTCTAGCTTCCTCTAGTCCTAATGCCAAGCCTTGCAGATTAGCTTGATGTGTGCTAGTAATGTATTTGATCTCCCTTATAGCTTCAGATAGGTTTCTTAAAATAGTCTGTTCACTCAATTTGTTTTAGCTAGTCCATAATTTAATCTCCTGTCAGAGGGGTGGCCTCTCCCTGGTCAGCCATTTTGGCTGCAAGAGGACTGTCTGACCGCTTCTGCTTTCTAGGATATTGCAGGAAGTCTGGAGATGGACCAGCATCCATAATGGTATTAAATTTAAAGAGTTGTGGAATAAGATCTGATGAATATTTGATTTAAAGAAGCTATTCGCTTGATGCTGGTTGTGTATTTCAGGAGGTGGGGAAAGGAGCTGCAAAACTATACCACCACCATCCCCCTAGTGGCTCCCAGATGTCCGTATATTTAGCTTTTAAATCTCTTTTCCATAACCTGGCCTTTCAGTTTCTTCGTTACTGTCTCTTATCTCAGACCCTTCAAATTTGAAAGGAAGGAGTCATGATGGTTCTCGTTacagtggtatctgagtgcctgcctTCCTAGCGAGGCTGTGCAAAGACTGTGTGCAGGTGGTGACACAATGACAATCTGCCTTGGTTACACTCAGGCCTGCACAGCTAACCACAGTGGGGAAACGCTGCTGCCTGTGGATCCAGGACCTGTGCATGGACCTGCGGAACCTGGAGCGGGCTCGAGACGACTTGCGATTTCGTGGTGTAAAAGGCACCACTGGCACCCAAGCCAGCTTCTTGCAGCTGTTAGAGGGAGATCATGATAAAGTGAGTCATCAATCCAGTGATCAAAATTCCCAGTAAGCGGGTTGAGAAGATTGactttgtgggggaggagagggtctAGGGTCGAATAAGCATGGACACAGTGGGTCACTATGAAGGTTCATTGGCAGAGCTCTGGGAGAGCAGAATTGTAATGGTGGGGGTGCTTCAGGACAGGGTTGAGGTGTGCTGGCAGAGCTCTTAGTGGGTTCAGAAGGGTGGGGGAGTTGAAGCCTTTGTATTTTTGTCCTCTGTCAGTATCCCTTGAACCCTGCATATTTGACGCTTCAATCGCTACTTTCTGAGATTCCTGTCTGTTTTCCTCCTGAGGTGGAGGAGCTGGACAGGCTGGTGACTGTGAAGGCAGGATTTAAGCGGTATGTGAAAAGCTTGCTTACTTTGAACTCTAAAATATGCCAAGGAGAATTAATAGCCTGACACCTTCTCCCACTGTCCACAGCAACACAGGTTCTTCTATCCAGCTAACTTCCTTCCACTCTGTTGGGCTTACATTTAGAGAGCACTTTCACCTGATTCTGTTCCTTTCCAACCCACACTCCACAATGTAGCTCTGCGAAGGAAACTCCACCTCCCAGCTAGGTCTCTGTTTCTACTTCTCTCCCTTACACATTTTTCACCCTGTCAAAGTATGGGCTCCTGTTCTTCCTCCCTTGTCGCTACACGCCTGCATGCCAGCCCAAGGAGCACAGCAGCATGAATCAAGTGTCCCATCAAATGTGAATGAGAAGCCAGGAAGTCAAGTGAAGTATTGCAGGTCAAGCCACACATTGGTGTTAGCCAGGCAGAGCTCTGCAGCATTTGTGCCCCTGCAGCATGCATTCTCACTCAGTCCTATTTTAATGGTGCTGGTGTCCAGAGGGCTTTATCTTTGGTTTTTGTTTCCAGAGCTTATCTCGTCACAGGGCAGACCTACAGCCGCAAAGTGGATGTTGAAGTCCTATCTGTGCTAGCCAGTCTAGCAGCATCCATACACAAGGTGAGGTCCTTGTCTCCAAACTCAGTATGGAAGGGAAACATTGTCAGTCtaagggggttggggagggagatcCTGATGTAGAACACTTTCCACAGGAAACATGAGTTGGAGTTCAGTGCTTAAATGTTCTCTGCTCTACCAGACTATTTCTTCACTGGATGTTTTGTCTCAGATATCAGAGCACCAGGAGAATCCCATACCTGTTTTCTTATTTCAGAGTGGTGGAAAGGGTAAGTGCCATAAATGTAAAGAGAAGGGTAAGCACCTTTCTGTATacggtgctataaaatccctcctggccagaggcaaaaccctttcacctgtaaagggttaagaagctaagataacctcgctgacacctgacccaaaatgaccaatgaggggacaagatactttcaaatctggaggggggggacggacaaagggttcgtctgtctggatgatgcttttgccaggaacagatcaggaatgcagcctcacaactcctgttaagttagtaagtaatctagctagaaatgcgttagatttccttttgtttaatggctggtaaaataagctgtgctggatggaatgtatattcctgtttttgtgtctttttgtaacttaaggttttgcgtagagggattctgtgttgaatctgattatcctgtaaggtattttaccatcctgattttacagaggtgattcatttaccttttctttaattaaaattcttcttttaagaacctgattgattttcttattgttcttaagatccaagggtttgggtctgtgttcacctgtaccaattggtgaggattattatcaagccttccccaggaaaggggcttgggggggatattttgggggaagatgtctccaagtgggctctttccctgttctgtgtttaaaacgcttggtggtggcagcatacagtttcaggacaaggcaaagtttgtaccttggggaagtttttaacctaagctggtaagaataagtttagggggtctttcatgcaggtccccacatctgtaccctagagttcagagtggggaaggaactttgacagcaAGTAAAATGAATTCACTTAGAAAGACTCTAAGGGGGGAGATCCCAAGCAAGATAGCAATCAAATTTGTGTTAAAGCTAATCCAGTTAGAATAAATGCCCTCCCTAATGGAACATGTTTTAAAATCTCACCATTTCCTCCCGCAGTACGTTCCTCCCATTGAATTGCTTCTCTCGCGGAGATACGTCCTTGTGGGATTTTTCCTCTTTGATTATCCCCACGCTCTCCCTTGCCTGCACTTCTGACTTGTGGTAGTTTATCCTGTCTTATTTAGACTGTATGTTCTCTGGTCAGTGAACATTTCAGTGTTTAAGCACAATGTGGACTTAAATTATGTATCAATGTTTACTAATTTATCTTCTCTCCCTTGACTGTTATGGAGTCTTGTCATATCTCAGTAGGACAAACATCCCTTCCTTCTTCCCGATTCTTTTGACTTGAGCTCTTTAAATATAAATTAGGAAGTTTCAGAAAAATTGCAACCCCTATGGAAATTGGCCTCTGTCTTCTCTGAGGTGCTACCCTGTCAGGAAACCTGATTGCAGCTTTCTGGTTGTCTAATGTGGATATTGATGTGATTAATTTGTAATATTGATTGAACCTTAATTTTTTCATAAGAAGTCTGAAGCCTTAATTTTGGAGTTGCTCGCTTTTTGAAGGGAATTATTTTCTCTCCCCCAAGCTACTCCATGGACATAAACACAGTGTTCTCGGACACACTACCTAATACTAGTGAGAACAGCTTTGTTCATTTGctcttgttgcttttttttagaTCTGTACTGACATCCGCCTTCTGGCCAACCTCAAGGAGATAGAGGAGCCTTTCGAGACAGACCAGATTGGTAAGAGTGGCAGATGTTGGTTCGTAATACATGTTCCAGTTAGCTTATCTTTTTGTTTGTCTCGGTGATCTCCTCACCAGCGCCTTCATCCCAGCAACAATAGTGATGTCACTGGCATAaattgcttttaattaaaaagttaatttttttaatctgtctGTGCCTGTCTAACAATTTATTAACAAGCAAAATCCAAtgttatgcccaaataagtcaAAGTGCAGAAATAATAATGCctttgctccccaccccagcacagatgagggcctgattctgagaggaGCGGAGCACTCTccactcccattaaagttaattggCTCAGTATTGCTGTCATTTGTATATTAACAAACTTGGAAGAGTAAAACCAGGCTGGAGCCTTGTACTGAAATCAGTCCCTGATGTAGCTGTGATGTATATAGAGAAGGGGAGAGAACTCCAGAGCTGTGAAGCTGGAACTGAGAAGGCCCAGCCACCCAAGTTGATGATGTAGGATGAGTCAGCATTTTTGATCCTCACCCACGTCCATTACCTCAGCCATACTAGAGCGACAGGCTTTTTAAATATTGACAggtcattttttaaatattgaatccTCAGACTTTCAGTCACTATCGCTGCAGGTTGCTGACTTTCATGGGTAGGCCATTGAGCAGACATGCAAAATACAGCACACTAAAGTAGCTCatcctcatttttcttttatattgaTAAAGTAATCTTTCAGGGTTAGGAGTTAAGGCCCCCACTTTCTCCTCTGCAAGTACAGATACAGTTCTGGTTCGGGGGAGGTGGTTTCGAAAAGACCTGCATAGTATgatgcagtgttggtcccagagTATTAGACAAGGTAGTATTAGACAAGGTAggggaggcaatatcttttattgggccaacttctgctggtaagagagacaagcttttgagcttgaaGAGATCCGtacaagctcaaaagcttgtctctttcacctcagaagttggtccaataaaagatattacctctcccactttGTGGCTCTGCATAGTATGAATCAGACTGAAAAGtgaacaatggatttttttttctcttgggaAGGCCAGTATCTTTGATCTCTCCTCTTCTGTGTGTTTTGTCTCCTGCCCTCTTTTTACCATCCCCTCTCCCCATATTTTTCTTGCCTGCAGGTTCCAGCGCCATGCCTTACAAGAGGAATCCAATGCGTTCAGAgcgctgctgcagcctggctcgCCACCTGATGACTCTGGTCCTGAATCCACTCCATACAGCCTCCGTGCAGTGGTTTGAGCGCACCTTGGATGACAGCGCGAACAGGTCCATCCACGTGCTCCACAGCTGGCCAAGGGGGGGGTAGTGAGCAGAGAAATCCTAGTTATTGATGAAATAAAGGAAGAGGCTGGCTTTAGAGGCTTAAAACTGGTTTGGGGTAAATGTTCTCCTCTCACTCAATGCAGTGCTTAGAAAGGGCTTGTAGGGAACAATACACTGACATATTTAGAATATAGTATTTTTAATCTACACCCCTCAGTTCTGAATCTCATGCTGGCAGATACCACTTTATGAAAAGCAACATCATTAGAGGATATTGGGAGCCCAGCAACAGAGGCTGTAAACTGACTTCTCTCTTTGAGTAAGGCAATAATCAATGTTTTACACAGTAAAGATCCTCTGAAAAGGAGAACAGCAGTACCTGGGAATGGTGCAGTAGCCATGGGTAAGGGTAACACACTGCTCTTCTTGTCCTGGCCTGTCCCAACAGCAGGTGCTGTAGGTTGCTTCTAGCTTCCCCAGTTCTGGCCTGTCCCAGGAGGAAGTGCCTATAAAGAATAGTTCTGGCTGTTGGGAGGGGGAGTTGCCATCTAGAGAGACATGTGCAGGTGCTAGGGGTTGAGTTAGGCTGCCTCATTCTTTTTTGCTAACCCAGACACCCTGGTTATGTTTGTTTCACAGGCGTGTGTGTCTGGCTGAGGCTTTCCTCACAGCTGACATCATACTGAGCACGCTGCAGAATATCTCCGAAGGACTTGTGGTGTACCCCAAGGTAAAGTAACAGAACTTATGTGCAGTCCTGCATCCCCATTAGCACTGCGAGCCTGCAGAAGAAGCCATCCCACTCAGAGCATTGAATTCTTATCTGCTGGCTCAGTGATTATTCCTAAGGGCTGCCGAGCCAAGCTGTTCAGTTTCTCACCATGGCACTTTTCTTTGCTCTACAAAAATCAGAGGGCTCTTGAAGAAATTAAAACGCAACAAACTTAAAACAGATCAAAGAAAATACTGTTTTCTGAGGTACACGACTAACTTGTGGAACTTGCTGCCACAGGATATGGTTGAACGAGCTCTCTTACTAAGATTCAAGAAAGTGTAGGCAATTACATGAATGTGACTCACACCTGCAGTAACATTAGCTAGGatgaaatttcaacatttcagTCTTATTATGTTTATTTCTAGATTGGGTCTGGAAAaggtggcttttgttttgtttttccccattgTACAATTTGGGGCATCATGGGGCAGGAGTATGGCAGGAAATACCTGATCGGATCTACTGATTGTCCACTCCAGTGTGGTAGTGtctgtttcttttcatttttttaggTGATTGAGAGGCGGATCCGACAGGAGCTGCCCTTCATGGCCACAGAGAATATCATCATGGCCATGGTGAAAGCAGGGGGTAATCGCCAGGTATGTACCCAGTTAGGAGGGTCTGATGCTCACTACCAGGCATCATACTCTTGAGGAATGGGGGTATATAAAAATTTGGAATTATTTTCCCTCTCTCCGTTGGCAACTCCTT
The nucleotide sequence above comes from Caretta caretta isolate rCarCar2 chromosome 1, rCarCar1.hap1, whole genome shotgun sequence. Encoded proteins:
- the ADSL gene encoding adenylosuccinate lyase isoform X1 produces the protein MEANLDNIDFKMAAEEEKRLRHDVMAHVHTFAHCCPKAAAIIHLGATSCYVGDNTDLIVLRDGFNLLLPKLATVISRLADFAEQYAALPTLGFTHYQPAQLTTVGKRCCLWIQDLCMDLRNLERARDDLRFRGVKGTTGTQASFLQLLEGDHDKVEELDRLVTVKAGFKRAYLVTGQTYSRKVDVEVLSVLASLAASIHKICTDIRLLANLKEIEEPFETDQIGSSAMPYKRNPMRSERCCSLARHLMTLVLNPLHTASVQWFERTLDDSANRRVCLAEAFLTADIILSTLQNISEGLVVYPKVIERRIRQELPFMATENIIMAMVKAGGNRQDCHEKIRILSQQAAAVVKQEGGDNDLIARIRADPYFSPIQGQLESLLEPTSFTGRASQQVARFLKEEACPMLIPYQSKMGVKMELAL